The segment CTCACCCTGAGTTGCTCGGTCAATTAGGTCGATACCAAATTGAAAAGGTGATCGGTTGCGGAGGGATGGGGATCGTCCTGAAAGGGCATGACACCGAGTTGAATCGACCCGTAGCGGTGAAGGTACTTGCGGCCTATCTGGCGAACAGTGGCGCCGCCCGTCAACGGTTCGCCCGCGAAGGTCGCGCGGCTGCAGCGATTGTTCATGAACATGTCGTCGGAATCCATAACGTCGAAACGCAGACAGAAGTTCCCTATCTAGTAATGCAATACATCCCCGGCGATTCCTTACAAACACGGGTTGATCGCCAGGGACCATTAACGGTCACCGAAATTTTACGTATCGGTATGCAGGCAGCAGCAGGGTTGTCCGCCGCCCATGCTCAGGGTGTAGTCCACCGCGACATCAAACCATCCAATATTCTACTGGAACAGGGAGTCGACCGAGCGATGCTGACCGACTTCGGACTGGCCCGCGCCGCAGACGATGCCACTTTGACCCGTTCCGGCATCATCGCCGGTACACCGCATTATATGTCACCGGAGCAAGCCTCTGGCCTGACGATCGATCATCGTTCGGATTTATTCAGCCTGGGAGCCCTGCTCTACTTTATGGCAACGGGACATCCTCCTTTTCGTGCAGAACAACCACTCGCAGTGCTGAATCGCATCTGCAATGATCGTCACCGGCCTGTCTGGGAAAACAATGCCGACATTCCGGATGACTTGTCTGACGTTATCAATCAGTTATTACAGAAAAAACCAGAGAAGAGATTCGCTACGGCGGCACAGGTGCAGGAAGCCTTACGGCAACTCCTCGAAAAGTCACAACAACCCGGTGCTTTCCGACGCCGAACTCCGATCAGAAGGTGGTTGAACAATCATAAAACACCCCTCATCAGTTCATTACTGATGGCAGGACTGCTTGCTTTAGTAGGAATCAATTGGTATCTGGCAAAAGGGCCCACCCAGCCTCCATTCGTTCTCCTGGAAAGCGATCAGACCCCTGAAGAAGTAACAAGTAAGTCTCCTCAACCCGTATTTGTTGCCCCCCGGAATCCATTCGATGTCGAAGCAGCCACGATGGCGATTCAATTTCTCGATATACAACCCAGCCAGCAGTTTGCAGCCGATTTACTTCTTACACAGCAGCAGTTGGATCAACTCGAAACCATGCAGTCAGAATCCGTTCTTTCTTCTCCAACGTCTACAACTAATCCGGAATGGACACAAGAATTGGATGAGATCGAGAACAGTTTGAATAACCTCGAACAGAACTAAACCAATTGATTCCACTTTTCACTACCAAAGGAAAACGGACAAATGAATAAGAAATCTATTGTTGCGATCGCCATGATCGGCTGCCTTTCAGTCTTCTTTGCCTGGGAAGTCCGAGCCATCGCTCAACAGTTAAAAAGTGTCGAATCAACCGGACCAGTACCGGAAGAGGTTCCCGTTAAACAACCATTTCAGGGGGCCGATGAACCTATCTTTGGTACACCTTTCAGTAATCCCCCATTCAGTGACAATCCCCCTCCAATTGTAGATAACTTTGAAGGGAGCTCTTCTAAAGAAAGATCCATACCACAAAACGTTATTTCACATTCTGTTAAGATTTCGCAATCTGTTTCCAATCTCCACTCAGCCAAAACAGATGAGGAAAAGAAGCAAGCGGAGACAGAACTGTCCGCAGCCCTCTCTGCCTACTTTGACAACGACTTGAAAGCCCGCGAACGAGAAGTCCAGGCCGTGCAGGAACGTGTCAAAAAGCTTCAAGATAAACTCGATACAAGACGAGAAGCAAAAGAAGAGATCGTCAATCTACAACTACAGCTCATGGTCAATGAAGCCAACGGATTGGGCTTCTACAATGGGGCTAGCAATGTACCCGGTCAATTTAATCCACAGCCAGTACCGTATAGATCGTTTAACAATGATCAAGTTAACGAGGAATGGGAGCCATCGTCCAAGAAAGCACCCTTTCAAGAACACCTCGACTTAGATGATCCATCAGAGACTGATCCTTTTGGATAAAAATCCGGGTTAATCGAATGACGGAATGTCCACTCACCTGGTAACGATATAACATTGCTAACAGAACGAGCTTTATGATCGAGAATTCAGGTCTTACAAACCAACGAACCTCAACACTCAAGCAAGTTGAGGTCGCGGGCTGGAGAGCATGACTGTCTTCGCGAAGCGGCGGAACAGCAATGCCACCTCACCGATCAACCAGAGGCAAAGACAGGGAATTGTCAGCCAGCCGAAGGGATCGAGATATTCACGGGTGACACGTTCCACCATTTCACCGAGCGTTCCCTTATAGAGACCTTTACCCAGACCGATGAAAGGATGCGGACGGAGCAGGCGGTATTTCCCTGTGCGGAACCAGGCCATGCCGCGGTCTCCTCGTTTAGCGGCAATCACGAGGGCGTCATCGACCTTCTTGCCCGACTTGACTAACGCATTGACTCCTTCTTTTCCGGCGACGTGCAGCGTATACCCGCCCGCCGGAGTTCGTTTCATAAAGTCCGCTACGATCTCCAACTGCTTGGGATTATCGATGTGCCTCATCAATCGCAGCATCCCCGCGGGTGTCGACTGTTTGGCAATGACTTTTACATTCGTAAACAGTTTGGTAACCGCCGTGTAATCACCTGTGTTTTTCGCCCGTTTCAAAATCGCCACAACCGACTTGGACATACCCGCTGTCAGAGAACCTGTTTTACGAGCCACTTTAAGCAAGGCAGCGATCCAGTCGACTTCTGGAAGCAAAGTGGTTGCCAGACCCACGGCAGAGAGGGCCAGAATAACTTCGTCAGAATCGCCATCGACGACTTGTTTCGTTCCTTGAATCACCAAGTCGCGCACGTCGCCCACAATAATAAAATCGGCCGAGACCGCCCCGATCAAAGCTTCGACCGAATCCCCTTCGCCGATAACCGCTCCACGCAACAATTCACCACCGCGGCGCAATAGACTATCCCGCTCATCAACGACATTCTGGCGGACATACTGCAATCGCTGCAGTTGATCGCCTGAGAGCTCCTTCACACCCACATCCGCCACCATGATCGCCTCGGCGTATCGATTTTCTTCCGCCAACTGCTGGACTTCAGCGATATAGTCCGCGGGGGGAATCATGTTTAGCTGCAACCGGGCGAGACGGTAAGGATTGTCGTCGATAAAAATCCAGAGAAGGTACACAACCAGACTCAAACGGAGCAGGTTCCATTTACTTATCCAGACCAGCTTTCCCAGATGGAAGGGTGAGCGGTTCATCGGTTTTCCTTCCTACCCTCGATAATTATAGCTTATTCTCGTAGCGAACATTCACGTAGGCCCGCTCACCTACGAAACGACGAACCAAATCTTCAATCTGTTCCTTCGTTGTGTCGTGGACTTTTTTCATTTCCTCTTCCGAGAGTGTCTCTTTTTTGGCTTGTTCGTAGAGTTTCTTTCGGGCCAATCCCAGGTAGTACTCTCCTGCCCGAGTACGAAACCGGGTGCCAGTGACCTGAACGACTTCATCAATCGGGTTACTCCCATCGACTTCTACCGCGATTCGCTTCGGGCGTGGGACCTCAATATCGTAGCCACCAAAGACCTTTCCAGCATGAAACGCATTTGGCTCCAGATTGGAGAGATCAACGCCATAGACATAACGAACAGGGGCTTCGACGACTGCGGACACATCGCCCCTCCAGGAATCCGCACTCATTCTTACTCGTACTTTGGAATCGATTACGACTGTGACTAGATTTAGGGACCGAGTAATCTCAGCAACCTCAGATAGTGGACGAAGTCTCCCCGTTTCATCAATGTGGGACGCCATACTCGTCTCGGTCAATGTCTTCTGCTGCTGCGAATAAAGCAGACTGGCAACGCCAGCGAAGAGGAGAATCGCAATGAAGCCGAAAAGACCGTTAAACACCAGCGAAATCGTGCGGGCCTGACCTGTTCTCAGAAACGAATCATCGGTATGGTTGGTCGCCTCAAGTGAGCCAGCGACATTGTGCTCGGTCGATTGAATCATCGGGCACTCCCTGAAGTGGAGAGAAAGATATGCAGGCTCAAACGCCTTATCGCGAACACAGCCGGTAGTGGCAGCCCAATACCACTTTCTGAATAGCTGGTCGCTTTTCCAAGTCGTTACTCTGAGCACTGATAATTGTAGCGCCGTAAGTCCCGTCTGGTACGATATTTTAACAAATTCTGGAATTGAACCAAGAACTTGGAATTCGATCTGGAAATCGCTGTCGTGCAGATTAGCCCGAACCTGTTTTTGAGTATAGGGGAAATTCTGGTCTCCCATTCACAGACACATATTATGTGAACTTACAGCCGCAGCACAAAAAAAGCCCCGGTCATCCGTGGAAGACCGGGGCTTTAATATTTTGGACAACAGGATATGTAACCTGCTGTAAGCTCCCTTTAAGATGGGTTGATGTAAACGTTCGATCTGAAATGACTTCTCCCCGAATTCACGCCGGAGAAACCCAACGAAGAGACGATTCAAGTCACGTCCGACCGGACCATCAGACTTGATCACACAGCTGTGGAGTTCCGCGTCGAATGCGTGTGCGGCTTCAAGTCTCACCTGTGATTCACCGTGCAGTGCTTCGGTCGCAAAGATTGCGAGCAACAACGAAGCTTCCACATCGGTCATCTCTGCTGATTCGTGAAAGGTGTATTTGATGAGAGGAGCTACCACGATTGCTTCCTTGAACTAGCTGATTAAAAGTCATTACTAAACACATACGCGAGCGTTCGCGCAGTTGTCCGCGATTACAAATATTTTTGAAGCCCCTCGTCTTCGAAGAGCTGGCGTAGCTCGGCTTTCGTTTTCGCCACCTGTCGCCGCGACCAGCCTGGACGCCGGCTGATGGCGTTGGGCGAAGATTCCTGTAAAAGCTGCATGAGTTCACGTTGCCTAGAGGAAAGCTTTGACCAGATCGAAGCGAGGTCTTCTTTCAACTGAGCTGATTCAAGATGATCACGAGGGCTTTGTCGCGTATGTCTTTTTGCCGCTGTTTCGGACAGCACCAATGAATGTTCGACGCATTCACCGTGTCCGTCCGGCATCGATGCATTTAGGGACGCAGAATTACGGCGGTAGTCGCGCATGGCGGCTGTGCGCGATCGAATCATCGACGTCGCCTTATTCTTGATGAGGCGATCAATGAACGTCGTGAGTTGCGCCCGACGTGGATCAAATTTGTCGACCTTCTTCAGGACTTCGAGAGCCAGTTCCTGTTCGATGTCCTGCCGATCTGCCTCTGAGAAAGCGGAATGGCGAATCAGCTGTCGCGTCTGGACGCAAATGACTCTCCGGAGGCGCGAACCGGAACCCTGTAATGATTCCGGCAATCCACGCGGCCAGGTATCAGAATTCTCAACCGATTGATTCTCAGGGCATCGTGCCGAAATCGTCGGGGGGGGAACCTTTATCAACGCTAAACTCCTTTCGCAGATGGAACCCGCCGGAGTGGCGATTCCTATGCGATGGAGTTTTGCCAATTTTGATAGATAGTTCGGTGCCTTATTGGTGCCTTATTGGTAATCCTCTTTATTCATAGAGTATTTCAAGATCTTTGCTCTCGCATTCCCTTTTTCCGAAAGCCAATAACCTCCGCGCGGACCAGTACTAGCGAGGATGAACCCTCGTTTCTTTAACTTAGAAAATACAGATTTTAATGCGTTAGAATCGCAAGTCGGACCGAATGCCTTTTCGTCAATTTTCGCTTGGGTTTGGCGGGAGTCAGAATCAGTCGACTGCATTTCGAACATCGCAATCAATATATATTGTTCGTTGGGAGACAGTATTTCATCGGACTGCCGTTCCTGCGCTCTAATGTGCTGGACACCCGACGAAGTTGCCTTCATATGACCTATCCTCTTACTCCTGGTCTTGATCACTTGCATTCCATTCCGCACCTCCACGGATGCTCGGTCGAGAGAAGGCTGAGGTTCCGAATTTGAGGCATGTTTTTTTGAGCGGCGAAAAAACTGTATTCCTTCAGCGGTCGCATCGTAAAACCACACAATTTTACTTTTTCTAAGCTTGATTGGTCCATCACCAAGGTATTGAACACGCGGGCAGTCTTGGAGGATTATCGTTCGGCGCGTCAGTGTGATCAGTTTCAAACCTAGTAAATAAATCAGAATCCCTCGGAAACGAGATTGTGAAATATCCGAGACTTCTTTGTAAAGTATATGTTTTTCCATTCCAGTTGCCCCCTGTTGAGATTGCTCTACAAGAATGCCCAGAGTTTTTAATTCGTCCTCTTCCAACTCCAATTCGTCTGTCATATTTACCAATCTTTACATCCAAAATATCAAAACCCGGACAACTTACGATCTGTCGACGTATATGAAAAGGAGACATTTCTCTGTTAACCAGAAGGTGAAAAATGAATTCTCCTATTTCCAGTCTCGAATTGGAATACTCCTCTGACATAACTGCGTCGGAAATTCGCCGAAGGAAACTGGCATCTCTGCTGGCAACCGGAATCCGTCGGCACAATTCCCACCGGAATTTGAAGACTCCCAGTTCTGAAATCTCCTCGGAAGAACCCGCGAACCGACTTGTAATCTCACGCGAAACGAGCCTCACTGTGACCAGTGGTTCACAAACTGAGAGTCCCAGAGAGTAAGGAGCAACGCATGGCATTGAACATCAAGAAAGAACTCGCGGTAATGGAGCGAAAATCTGTTCGTGAACTGCGAGAGGTATACGAGGACGTGTTTGGGGAGGCGTGCCGATCTAATCACAAGCAATGGATCATCAAGCGGGTCGCCTGGAGAATGCAGGCCAACGTAGAAGGCGATCTGTCCGAGCGGGCGCGGAAACGGGCCGAAGAACTCGCCAAAGATGCTGATCTGCGAATGAAATCGCCCGTAAATCGATCCCCTGCGGAACCGCAAACCGGAATGCGACGCGTGACTGGAAAGATCACTTCATCGCACGACCGTCGTCTTCCCATGCCCGGGACGGTTCTCATCCGAGATTACAAAGGAGAAGAAATCCAGGTTATGGTCCTGCCCAACGCTTTCGAATACCACGGTGAGACCTTTAAATTTCTTACCGCAGTGGCCCGCGCCGTTACGGGATTGCACTGCAACGGGTTCCGCTTCTTCAATCTGACGGATAAGAAAGCAAGCAAATGATCGATGTGAAAAGCCCGATCCGGTGTGCCATCTACACTCGGAAATCCACGGACGAAGGGCTCGACAAGGAATTTAACAGTCTGGATGCCCAGCGTGAATCTTCTGAAGCCTACATCGCCAGTCAAAAGAACGAAGGCTGGTTGTGCCTTCCGGCCCGGTACGATGACGGCGGTTTCACCGGAGCGAACATGGAACGCCCCGCCTTGCGTCGCCTGCTGAATGACATTGAGGCAGGAAAGATCGACTGCATAGTCGTCTACAAGGTCGACAGGCTCTCCCGATCGCTTATGGATTTTTCCCGGATTGTGGAGACCTTCGACAAGCACGGCGTTTCGTTTGTTTCGGTGACTCAACAGTTTAACACAACCAGTTCAATGGGCCGGTTGACCCTCAATATCCTATTGTCCTTCGCGCAATTCGAACGAGAGATTATCTCGGAACGAACGCGCGACAAAATGGCGGCCGCTCGACGAAAAGGGAAATACGTCGGTGGTGCACCGATACTGGGGTACGACATTGATCGTGCCGCATCCCGACTGGTCGTGAACGAACTGGAGGCAATCCAAGACCGAGAGATATTTGACATGTATCTCGATCACCAATCTTTATTGTCCACCGCCAACGAACTCACTCGCCGTGGTATCGGGACGAAGGAGTGGACCACCAAGAAAGGTACGACCAGAGGCGGAGCCGTATTCAACAAGACGAATCTATATGGTCTGCTAACGAATGTTGCCTACATCGGAAAAACCAGATACAAGGACGAACTTTTCGAAGGTGAGCACGATGGTATCGTTGATCCAGAGATATTCGAAAAGGTGCAGGGCATCTTAAAGTTAAACTGCCGTACTGGTGGAAAATACGTCCGGAACAAGTTCGGAGCCTTATTGAAAAGGCTGCTCTACTGCACTCCCTGTGATTGCGGCATGGTTCATTCAATAACCAAAAAGGGGAACAACCGGTACCGGTACTATGTCTGTAGCAATGCCCAGAAGCGAGGATGGACGAACTGCCCGACCAAGTCAGTGCCGGCAGCCGAAATCGAAGCCTTCGTCATCAACCAAATCCGGGCCGTGGTGGCCGATCCCAGCATGATCGCCCCCACATTAGCCGCGGCACGGAGTGAAATTGAAGCGTCAAAAGAGTTAAAGGCGGAACAACGGGCCACAGAACGCGACCTGTCACAAGCAGACAAAGAGATCCGGACACTCGTCGCAGAATCAACAACACAGATTCCGGCCTCACGTCTCGCTGATCTGCATGACCGGATCAAAGCAGGAGAACAACGCTTACTCGAGATCGACGAC is part of the Polystyrenella longa genome and harbors:
- a CDS encoding serine/threonine-protein kinase codes for the protein MSNQQVHCDDMQLNLLLSGDIDSNEVQLWTTHIDHCQQCQDRLTAKASDEQGWQDISAFLREGYKSDRGISHEQRSQTRAFVPDLNFLEKPPHPELLGQLGRYQIEKVIGCGGMGIVLKGHDTELNRPVAVKVLAAYLANSGAARQRFAREGRAAAAIVHEHVVGIHNVETQTEVPYLVMQYIPGDSLQTRVDRQGPLTVTEILRIGMQAAAGLSAAHAQGVVHRDIKPSNILLEQGVDRAMLTDFGLARAADDATLTRSGIIAGTPHYMSPEQASGLTIDHRSDLFSLGALLYFMATGHPPFRAEQPLAVLNRICNDRHRPVWENNADIPDDLSDVINQLLQKKPEKRFATAAQVQEALRQLLEKSQQPGAFRRRTPIRRWLNNHKTPLISSLLMAGLLALVGINWYLAKGPTQPPFVLLESDQTPEEVTSKSPQPVFVAPRNPFDVEAATMAIQFLDIQPSQQFAADLLLTQQQLDQLETMQSESVLSSPTSTTNPEWTQELDEIENSLNNLEQN
- a CDS encoding Rrf2 family transcriptional regulator, with the protein product MTDELELEEDELKTLGILVEQSQQGATGMEKHILYKEVSDISQSRFRGILIYLLGLKLITLTRRTIILQDCPRVQYLGDGPIKLRKSKIVWFYDATAEGIQFFRRSKKHASNSEPQPSLDRASVEVRNGMQVIKTRSKRIGHMKATSSGVQHIRAQERQSDEILSPNEQYILIAMFEMQSTDSDSRQTQAKIDEKAFGPTCDSNALKSVFSKLKKRGFILASTGPRGGYWLSEKGNARAKILKYSMNKEDYQ
- a CDS encoding DUF2924 domain-containing protein is translated as MALNIKKELAVMERKSVRELREVYEDVFGEACRSNHKQWIIKRVAWRMQANVEGDLSERARKRAEELAKDADLRMKSPVNRSPAEPQTGMRRVTGKITSSHDRRLPMPGTVLIRDYKGEEIQVMVLPNAFEYHGETFKFLTAVARAVTGLHCNGFRFFNLTDKKASK
- a CDS encoding recombinase family protein, whose amino-acid sequence is MIDVKSPIRCAIYTRKSTDEGLDKEFNSLDAQRESSEAYIASQKNEGWLCLPARYDDGGFTGANMERPALRRLLNDIEAGKIDCIVVYKVDRLSRSLMDFSRIVETFDKHGVSFVSVTQQFNTTSSMGRLTLNILLSFAQFEREIISERTRDKMAAARRKGKYVGGAPILGYDIDRAASRLVVNELEAIQDREIFDMYLDHQSLLSTANELTRRGIGTKEWTTKKGTTRGGAVFNKTNLYGLLTNVAYIGKTRYKDELFEGEHDGIVDPEIFEKVQGILKLNCRTGGKYVRNKFGALLKRLLYCTPCDCGMVHSITKKGNNRYRYYVCSNAQKRGWTNCPTKSVPAAEIEAFVINQIRAVVADPSMIAPTLAAARSEIEASKELKAEQRATERDLSQADKEIRTLVAESTTQIPASRLADLHDRIKAGEQRLLEIDDETELCRKELVYEEVVSQALQKFDPIWENLSVRERVRLVELLIERVDYDGVEGTVSVTFHPTGIMEFAEKQELVEEVA
- a CDS encoding DUF4230 domain-containing protein, which encodes MIQSTEHNVAGSLEATNHTDDSFLRTGQARTISLVFNGLFGFIAILLFAGVASLLYSQQQKTLTETSMASHIDETGRLRPLSEVAEITRSLNLVTVVIDSKVRVRMSADSWRGDVSAVVEAPVRYVYGVDLSNLEPNAFHAGKVFGGYDIEVPRPKRIAVEVDGSNPIDEVVQVTGTRFRTRAGEYYLGLARKKLYEQAKKETLSEEEMKKVHDTTKEQIEDLVRRFVGERAYVNVRYENKL
- a CDS encoding sigma-70 family RNA polymerase sigma factor; the encoded protein is MIKVPPPTISARCPENQSVENSDTWPRGLPESLQGSGSRLRRVICVQTRQLIRHSAFSEADRQDIEQELALEVLKKVDKFDPRRAQLTTFIDRLIKNKATSMIRSRTAAMRDYRRNSASLNASMPDGHGECVEHSLVLSETAAKRHTRQSPRDHLESAQLKEDLASIWSKLSSRQRELMQLLQESSPNAISRRPGWSRRQVAKTKAELRQLFEDEGLQKYL